The window CAAAGATCTGAAGCTGGCCCTGCCCGCCGGCGGCGACCGGCCCTACGCCGTGGACGGGGTCTCCTTCGATCTTGTGGCCGGCAAGATCCTTTGCATCGTCGGAGAATCCGGTTCCGGCAAGTCGATGTGCGCCCATGCCCTGATGGGCCTTCTGCCCGACAATGTCATCGCCGAAGCCGGCGAGATCGTCTTCGACGGACAAAACCTGCTCACGCTTGACGACGAGGCCTGGCTCGCCTTGCGCGGCCGCCGCATCGCAATGGTGTTCCAGGAGCCGATGACGGCGCTCAACCCCCTGATGCGAATTGGCGACCAGATCGCCGAAATGTTCGAGGCGCACAATTTGCTGACGCCGAAAGTGCGAAAGCAAAAGGCCGTCGGCCTGCTGCGCGAGGTTGGTCTGCCCAATCCCGAGCAGACCATACGCGCCTATCCCCATCAATTGTCCGGCGGGCAGCGTCAGCGCGCCATGATCGCCATGGCGCTGGCGCTCGAACCCGCCGTGCTGGTCGCCGACGAGCCGACCACCGCGCTCGACGTCACCACGCAGGCGCAGATTCTCAAATTGATCCGTGACCTGCAGCGCCGCCGCAATATGGCGGTGATGTTCATCACCCATGATTTCGGCGTGGTCGCCGATATTGCGGACCGCGTCGTCGTGCTTCAGCACGGCAAGGTGGTCGAGCAAGGCGCGGCCGAGGACGTCCTCACACGGCCGCAACATCCTTATACCCGCGCGCTGCTCGCGGCCGTTCCCACGATGCAGCCGCCGCAACGGGCCCCCCTGCTCAACCGGCGCAAGGCGGTCGAAGTGGTCGGCCTCGAGAAAACCTATGTCAGCGGCGGTGGCTGGTTTCGGCCGGCGCGCAGCGTTCAGGCCGCGAAGGAAGTCAGCTTTGACATTTTTCAAGGCGAGACGCTGGGTCTCGTCGGCGAATCCGGTTCGGGCAAATCTTCGGTCGCGCGCCTCGTCATGCGCCTGATCGAACCCGACCAGGGCACCGTTCGCCTCGGCGACACCGATCTCACGCGGATCAGCGGAAAAGCGCTGCGCGAGCAGCGCCGCCGCATCCAGATGGTGTTTCAG is drawn from Bradyrhizobium lablabi and contains these coding sequences:
- a CDS encoding ABC transporter ATP-binding protein, yielding MSTGTAVTIKDLKLALPAGGDRPYAVDGVSFDLVAGKILCIVGESGSGKSMCAHALMGLLPDNVIAEAGEIVFDGQNLLTLDDEAWLALRGRRIAMVFQEPMTALNPLMRIGDQIAEMFEAHNLLTPKVRKQKAVGLLREVGLPNPEQTIRAYPHQLSGGQRQRAMIAMALALEPAVLVADEPTTALDVTTQAQILKLIRDLQRRRNMAVMFITHDFGVVADIADRVVVLQHGKVVEQGAAEDVLTRPQHPYTRALLAAVPTMQPPQRAPLLNRRKAVEVVGLEKTYVSGGGWFRPARSVQAAKEVSFDIFQGETLGLVGESGSGKSSVARLVMRLIEPDQGTVRLGDTDLTRISGKALREQRRRIQMVFQDPFASLNPRRKVGHIITDGPIAHGVDPVAARARAHDLLGLVGLNIGAMERFPHEFSGGQRQRIGIARALALDPEILVADEAVSALDVSVQAQVLSLLEGLKARLGLSMLFITHDLRVAAQICDRIAVMQRGEIVELRPAAALFSAPEHPYTRELLAAVPGQIASSKAA